In bacterium, the genomic stretch AAAATCCTCTGCCTTAATTTGTAAGATATAGTTGCTGTTAGAAATAATATTGAGATTAATAGGAGAAGTAAGCGGATTATCATTTGTATCGGCAAAAGAAGAGGTAAAAAAGGCATCCTGGCTATCAATGTTTATCTCGCTGTAATAGGCGTTACTAATATTTATTTCACCTGATACATCCTGGGATTGGTTTGTATAACATACGACCACTTTAATCTTCCAATCAGAATTTTGTTGATACCTTGCTATTTTGCCTGGAGTAAAAACTAATTTCAAAGTTCCTGTCCCGGTAGTAGAAGTAGCAATTTTACAATTATCTTTATCAATAGTCCAGATAGAACTTAATGGACCAACTAATTTCCAGCCGTCATTTTTACTCCATTGATAAGTAGCGTGGTCAATTGGGGTATCTGTTCCTTTTTCTGAATTTGTTGTTCTATCCCAGATATAGAAATTAACTCCATAGATAACATCAGATTCATCAAAGAACTGGACCAAAAGTGTCATTTCATCATTTGGAGTCATTTGTGAAGTAGAAGTAGTAGTTTGGCCGTTATCATCTTCAAAAAGTGTTACTGTTCCTACTTGCGGGATATAAGCCTCGCTGAGATTACAAGTCAGGATTAAAAATCCTATTAAAATAATATATCTCATCAATATTATTTATACCATAATTATTTCTAATTGTCAATCAAAGAAACAAAAATGGGTGCGTGTAAAATTTGTAGGTAAAGTGTAAAAAAGGGGTTAGGGGAATAGTGGAGATATAGAAATGGCGTTCCTTCTTTTATTTTCGGCATAACTAATAATTTTCTTTATCTCTTTTTTCTTTTCTTTTTGATAACTTATTTAGTCTCTCTCCTTTTTTAAAAAAAGATGGGGAAGTTCTGTATGGGGCTCTTTAGATATTCATTTATGTTCACATATTTTTGCTTTTACTTTCCTTTTTGATGTTCTGCAGACGCTGGATGGTTTTTTGAAGGTCATCAATAGATATATCCAGTTTATCAGCTAATTTTTCCTGGTTTTTTTCATACCTGGTAAGTTTTTCTTCAATAAACTTGAGGATTCTATTTTGCTTACTAAGTGCCACTCTTAGATGCTCAGCTGATACCCCCCAACTTTCTGCCAATGCCTCAATATTTCCATGATGACCAGCCAGAGAGATAAATATGTGCTCCTTCTCTTGCTCAAAGTACTTATGCACTGTAGCATGGGAAATCTGTAGTCTTTTGCTTACCTGCTCCAAATTACCTCCTTTTTCTATATAGGTTTGGAGAAATTTAGAGCATGGAGATTGTATTTTGGAGATTATAGGTTGAGGTGCTTTTGTAAGACTTGATTTATCAATGGGAGTTAATAGTAGCTTTTCAGAAGCAATAAAGTTCTTTATCTCATCTATGGTTATTATATTATTACTCCGAAAATATACTGCCCGTTCAAGGATATGTTCCAGCTGTCTAACATTACCAGGATAATCAAACCCTTTCAGATATTCTATAGCCTTATCTTCAAGAGATAACTCTTCTTTTTCCTCAATGCCAAATTTATGGATAAAGTGCCTTGCCAGATTTGGGATATCCTCAAGTCTTTCTCGAAGAGACGGGATATGAATTGGTATAACATTAAGTCTATAATACAAATCCTCTCTAAAAAAGCCTTCTTTTACTGCTTTTGCCAAATCCTTATTCGTAGCGGCAATTATCCTAACATCAATTGGAATTGGGTTAGGTGAGCCAAGGCGTTGAATTACCTTTTCCTGAATAGCTCTGAGTAACTTAGTTTGAATTTCTCCTGAAATCTCACCAATCTCATCTATAAATAGAGTAGTTCCATCTGCCTTTTCAAAATAGCCCACTTCATCCTTTATAGCACCAGTATATGCTCCTTTATTATGTCCAAATAATGCTGATTCAATTAGATTTGATGAAAGGGCAGGGATAGATACTTCAATCATAAGGTTATTTTTACGAGGACTATTATAGTGAATAGCCGCCGCAATCATACCTTTTCCTGTTCCAGTTTCGCCTGTGAGTAATATTACTGGTTCGTATTTCTTCTGGCTAATTTTCTCAATAGTTTCATAGATATTACGCATTGAAGAACTATTTCCTACTAAATTACCAAGATGATATTCGATTCCTTCAGCCTTTCTTAATTCATCAAAATTATATCGTTTCCTTTGGCGTTCTACAGAATATTGAGTTTGACTTGAAAGTCGTAATTGAATCTTTTTATCCTTTACTTTCTCCAATGCGTTCCTGATAGCAGTCTGTAATCTTGTTGGGTCATCACTCATTCTATCTTTAAGGATATAGTCGAATGCCCCTTTTTTCATCGCCTTAGTAGCATCATCTGCCCCTACTCCTACACCTGTAAGGACAATTACTTGAATCATAGAATCAAATTCTTTAATTTTCTCCAATAATCTAAATCCAATCTCTTCTGTGGCAAACCCTCCTTTTTCATGGGGTAACCGCAAGTCTAAAATAACCACTTCTGGTTGTAACTTAAGGTTTTCAATTACTTCCTTTCCACTTGCCGCCTCATATACGGTATAATCTGATTTTAACTTTTTTACCACAAAGTGGCGAAAGGTTTCTTCATCTTCTACTACCAAAATGACATTACTTTTTGCCATTTTTTTATCCCCTTCTTTCAAGATTTTTTAAGGCATTTCTCAATAATATCAAGTACCTTTTCAAAAACTCCAAGAGTATCTTTCAGCAGACATTCAAAAGCACCTTTCCTCTTAGCATCTTCATAATCAAACTCCTTTGAACTCAAAATAATTACCTGAATTTTAGGATTAGTTTTCTTGATTTTTTCTAATACCTCAAATCCCATATCAGTTTCCACCACTCCTCCTTGCTCTTCAGGAAATTCCATATCTAATATGACTACATCAGGATTAGTTTTAAGTTCTTCAATTGCCTCTTTTGCAGTCATAGCACTGCGTACTTCATATAACGGACTTATCTTTTCTTTCAAAAGATGACGGTACTCTTTTCTATCTTCCACAATAAGAATTTTAGCCATTCTTTTATTCCACTCCTTTCTATTTAAGGTTTATATGAAAATGCTATGATTTTATCCTCGGGTAATTCCGTAGCATCAGAAAATTTATCCTTCCTTTTAATTATATCTCGTGTAGATTTAGAAATCAGTATCCCGTTTGTATCTGCGTTTTTTTGTAAATGTCCAGTGATA encodes the following:
- a CDS encoding response regulator encodes the protein MAKILIVEDRKEYRHLLKEKISPLYEVRSAMTAKEAIEELKTNPDVVILDMEFPEEQGGVVETDMGFEVLEKIKKTNPKIQVIILSSKEFDYEDAKRKGAFECLLKDTLGVFEKVLDIIEKCLKKS
- a CDS encoding sigma-54 dependent transcriptional regulator, producing the protein MAKSNVILVVEDEETFRHFVVKKLKSDYTVYEAASGKEVIENLKLQPEVVILDLRLPHEKGGFATEEIGFRLLEKIKEFDSMIQVIVLTGVGVGADDATKAMKKGAFDYILKDRMSDDPTRLQTAIRNALEKVKDKKIQLRLSSQTQYSVERQRKRYNFDELRKAEGIEYHLGNLVGNSSSMRNIYETIEKISQKKYEPVILLTGETGTGKGMIAAAIHYNSPRKNNLMIEVSIPALSSNLIESALFGHNKGAYTGAIKDEVGYFEKADGTTLFIDEIGEISGEIQTKLLRAIQEKVIQRLGSPNPIPIDVRIIAATNKDLAKAVKEGFFREDLYYRLNVIPIHIPSLRERLEDIPNLARHFIHKFGIEEKEELSLEDKAIEYLKGFDYPGNVRQLEHILERAVYFRSNNIITIDEIKNFIASEKLLLTPIDKSSLTKAPQPIISKIQSPCSKFLQTYIEKGGNLEQVSKRLQISHATVHKYFEQEKEHIFISLAGHHGNIEALAESWGVSAEHLRVALSKQNRILKFIEEKLTRYEKNQEKLADKLDISIDDLQKTIQRLQNIKKESKSKNM